The following proteins come from a genomic window of Lolium rigidum isolate FL_2022 chromosome 5, APGP_CSIRO_Lrig_0.1, whole genome shotgun sequence:
- the LOC124655131 gene encoding sugar transport protein 7-like — MAGSMAPRGVTKERAAEYKGHMTFAVAMACIVAAIGGSIFGYDIGISGVNTMDPFLEKFFPVVFRRKNSPTRNNYCKYDNQALSAFTSSLYLAGQVSTLAAAPVTRNYGRRASIICGGISFLIGAALNAAAGSLTILIIGRIMLGVGIGFGNQAVPLYLSEMAPAHLRGGLNMMFQLATTLGIFTANMINFGTQKIKPWGWRLSLGLAAAPALLMTIGGILLPETPNSLIERGHVEEGRRVLELIRGTAEVDAEFTDMTEASELAKTIKHPFRSILERRNRPQLVMAVCMPAFQILTGINSILFYAPVLFQSMGFGASAALYSSMLTGAVLLFSTLISIATVDRLGRRKLLISGGIQMIVCQVIVAAILAVKFSADKQLSRSCSIAVVMVICLFMLAFGWSWGPLGWTVPSEIFALETRSAGQSITVAVNLFFTFVIAQAFLSLLCAFKFAIFIFFACWIAVMTAFVHVFLPETKGVPIEEMVLLWSKHRFWKNVMPDIMPLEDGWGPGGGDSAPAYESNIHK, encoded by the exons ATGGCGGGCAGCATGGCCCCGCGGGGGGTGACcaaggagagggcggcggagtaCAAGGGCCACATGACGTTCGCGGTGGCCATGGCGTGCATCGTCGCCGCCATCGGCGGTTCCATCTTCGGCTATGACATCGGGATCTCCG GAGTGAACACCATGGACCCGTTCCTCGAGAAGTTTTTCCCGGTGGTGTTCCGGCGAAAGAACTCTCCCACCAGGAACAACTACTGCAAGTACGATAATCAGGCCCTCTCCGCCTTCACCTCCTCGCTCTACCTTGCGGGCCAAGTCTCtaccctcgccgccgcgccggtGACAAGGAACTACGGCCGCCGCGCCAGCATCATCTGCGGCGGCATCAGCTTCCTCATTGGCGCCGCCCTCAACGCCGCGGCCGGGAGCCTCACGATTCTTATCATCGGCCGCATCATGCTTGGCGTCGGCATCGGTTTCGGCAATCAG GCTGTGCCGCTGTACCTGTCAGAGATGGCGCCGGCGCACCTTCGGGGCGGGCTGAACATGATGTTCCAGCTCGCGACCACGCTGGGCATCTTCACGGCCAACATGATCAACTTCGGCACGCAGAAGATCAAGCCGTGGGGGTGGCGCCTCTCGCTGGGcctcgcggcggcgccggcgctgcTGATGACCATCGGTGGGATCCTCCTCCCGGAGACGCCCAACAGTCTCATCGAGCGCGGGCACGTCGAGGAAGGCCGGCGAGTGCTGGAGCTCATCCGCGGCACCGCGGAAGTCGACGCGGAGTTCACCGACATGACGGAGGCCAGCGAGCTGGCCAAAACCATCAAGCACCCGTTCCGGAGCATCCTGGAGCGGCGCAACCGGCCGCAGCTCGTGATGGCAGTGTGCATGCCGGCGTTCCAGATCCTGACGGGGATCAACTCCATACTGTTCTACGCGCCGGTGCTGTTCCAGAGCATGGGGTTCGGCGCGAGCGCGGCGCTCTACTCGTCCATGCTCACAGGCGCCGTCCTCCTGTTCTCCACgctcatctccatcgccaccgttgACCGGCTGGGCAGGAGGAAGCTCCTCATCAGCGGCGGCATCCAGATGATCGTGTGCCAGGTGATCGTGGCGGCGATACTGGCTGTGAAGTTCAGCGCGGACAAGCAGCTGTCGCGGAGCTGCTCGAtcgcggtggtgatggtgatctgCCTCTTCATGCTCGCGTTCGGATGGTCGTGGGGGCCGCTGGGGTGGACGGTGCCGAGCGAGATCTTCGCGCTGGAGACGCGGTCGGCGGGGCAGAGCATCACGGTGGCCGTGAACCTGTTCTTCACCTTCGTCATCGCGCAGGCATTCCTGTCGTTGCTCTGCGCGTTCAAGTTcgccatcttcatcttcttcgcgtgCTGGATCGCCGTCATGACGGCCTTCGTCCACGTCTTCCTGCCGGAGACCAAAGGCGTGCCCATCGAGGAGATGGTGCTGCTCTGGAGCAAGCACAGGTTCTGGAAGAACGTCATGCCGGATATCATGCCGCTCGAGGACGGATGGGGACCCGGCGGTGGGGATAGCGCCCCTGCTTATGAGAGCAACATTCACAAGTGA
- the LOC124652977 gene encoding ATP-dependent 6-phosphofructokinase 5, chloroplastic-like, protein MSSAGMAIAFKASTSACTAQQLRGHSTRDHCQYGFTHLNEPRSRKGSAALHVRATSGKLDLDFSDPSWRQKYQEDWDSRFNLPHITDIFDLKPRLTTFSLKKNRTPLGDTDSSSPDMWNGYVNKDDRALLKVIKYASPTSAGAECIDPDCSWMEHWVHRAGPRKEIYYEPEEVKAAIVTCGGLCPGLNDVIRQIVFTLEIYGVKNIVGIQFGYRGFFEKGLKEMPLSRDLVENINLSGGSFLGVSRGGAKTSEIVDSIQARRIDMLFVIGGNGSHAGANAIHEECRKRKLKVSVVAVPKTIDNDILFMDKTFGFDTAVEEAQRAINSAYIEARSAYHGIGLVKLMGRSTGFIAMHASLSSGQIDVCLIPEVSFTLDGERGVLAHLEHLLKTKGFCVVCVAEGAGQDLLQKSNATDASGNVILSDFGVHMQQKIKKHFKDIGVPADIKYIDPTYMVRACRANASDAILCTVLGQNAVHGAFAGFSGITSGICNTHYAFLPITEVITAPKHVNPNSRMWHRCLTSTGQPDFH, encoded by the exons ATGTCCTCAGCTGGGATGGCCATTGCATTCAAAGCAAGCACGAGTGCTTGTACCGCACAGCAACTGCGGGGGCACTCAACCAGGGATCACTGTCAGTATGGTTTCACTCACTTAAATGAACCAAGGAGCAGGAAAGGCTCCGCAGCACTGCATGTGAGAGCTACTTCTGGGAAGTTAGACTTGGACTTCAGTGACCCTTCTTGGAGGCAAAAGTATCAGGAAGACTGGGATAGCCGTTTTAACTTGCCACACATAACAGATATATTTGATTTGAAGCCAAGGCTAACTACATTTTCGCTCAAGAAAAACAG AACTCCCCTGGGCGATACCGACAGTTCATCACCTGACATGTGGAATGGCTATGTAAATAAGGATGACCGGGCACTTCTGAAG GTGATCAAGTATGCCTCTCCTACTTCTGCTGGAGCTGAGTGCATTGATCCTGATTGTAGCTGGATGGAACATTG GGTGCATCGTGCAGGGCCTCGTAAGGAAATATACTATGAACCTGAGGAAGTAAAAGCAGCCATTGTTACTTGTGGAGGGCTCTGCCCTGGTTTGAACGATGTCATTAGGCAG ATAGTATTTACCCTGGAGATCTATGGGGTTAAGAATATTGTCGGAATTCAGTTTGGTTATCGCGGATTCTTTGAAAAAGGCTTAAAAGAAATGCCG CTTTCACGTGATTTGGTGGAAAACATAAATCTTTCTGGAGGAAGTTTCCTAGGTGTCTCTCGTGGAGGAGCTAAAACTAGTGAGATTGTAGATAGTATACAG GCCAGAAGAATTGATATGCTCTTTGTAATTGGTGGAAATGGTAGCCATGCAGGAGCTAATGCTATCCATGAGGAG TGTCGTAAGAGAAAACTGAAAGTTTCAGTTGTAGCTGTTCCAAAAACAATTGATAATGATATACTTTTCATGGACAAGACTTTTGGTTTTGATACAGCTGTTGAAGAAGCTCAACGTGCAATCAATTCTGCCTATATAGAG GCACGCAGTGCATATCATGGAATTGGGTTGGTCAAATTAATGGGAAGAAGCACTGGGTTCATAGCCATGCATGCTTCTCTTTCTAGTGGACAGATTGATGTCTGCTTAATACCTGAG GTATCTTTTACACTTGATGGAGaacgtggtgttttggcacacctTGAGCACTTACTGAAAACCAAGGGATTTTGTGTAGTTTGTGTTGCTGAAGGTGCTGGACAG GATTTGTTGCAAAAATCTAATGCGACAGATGCATCAGGAAATGTGATACTTAGTGACTTTGGTGTTCACATGCAACAAAAG ATTAAGAAGCATTTCAAGGACATTGGTGTTCCAGCTGATATTAAGTACATTGATCCAACATATATGGTCCGTGCCTGTCGTGCAAATGCATCTGATGCTATCTTGTGCACTGTGCTTGGACAAAATGCT GTCCATGGAGCATTCGCCGGGTTCAGTGGCATCACCTCAGGTATTTGCAACACACATTACGCTTTCCTCCCGATCACGGAAGTCATTACAGCACCGAAGCATGTGAACCCAAATAGCAGGATGTGGCACCGCTGTCTCACGTCTACCGGCCAACCAGACTTCCACTGA